A part of Myxococcus landrumus genomic DNA contains:
- a CDS encoding SH3 domain-containing protein — protein sequence MRILSLAVVGTTASLAACATPSALGVSPSGVPAFSEDMLSPEYWIRRAPSPDEVLLDADQVAAKRMRAFGPEGGLVDLKRIPTTLTRAQVAGWVQDARQTPIKAAIDEQGRPVTEAMLEALRQNAATEHIPEASTARYGLSVRRTPLRSLPSDQRFFAAEDLRDYESLQAGILFPGEPVVIAHHSADQQWLFVQTTQGPAWVRRGDVAEGTAEAVFSYVAKAPGRVVTGDQVRTVFTPEAPRVSELELDMGVTLPRADVAPGEPVNGASSYASWPVLLPVREQDGTLAFQSALLRRTADTAPGYLPMTRANILRQAFKFLGERYGWGHQFNARDCSGLTSDVYRSLGLFLPPNSGMQGKSEAMKHRLFTAQDSHADRLRALEQAQVGDLVVVPGHVLMIIGHVDGQPYVIQDVPFAVFKDPATQQLRKTKLNQVSVTPLLPLHADDTTLYVDAMTSLVHVTQP from the coding sequence ATGCGGATTCTCTCGCTCGCGGTCGTGGGGACCACGGCCAGCCTTGCCGCCTGCGCTACGCCGTCCGCGCTCGGCGTGTCTCCGTCCGGGGTGCCCGCGTTCAGCGAAGACATGCTGTCGCCTGAGTACTGGATTCGCCGTGCGCCGTCTCCCGATGAGGTGCTGCTCGATGCCGACCAGGTGGCGGCGAAGCGCATGCGCGCCTTCGGTCCGGAGGGCGGCCTGGTCGACCTGAAGCGCATTCCCACCACGCTGACGCGGGCGCAAGTCGCCGGCTGGGTCCAGGATGCGCGGCAGACGCCCATCAAGGCCGCCATCGATGAACAGGGCCGACCGGTGACGGAGGCGATGCTCGAAGCACTGCGCCAGAACGCCGCGACGGAGCACATCCCCGAAGCCTCCACCGCGCGCTACGGACTCAGCGTGCGGCGCACGCCCCTGCGGTCACTGCCGTCGGACCAGCGCTTCTTCGCCGCGGAGGACTTGCGCGACTACGAAAGTCTGCAGGCCGGCATCCTGTTCCCGGGCGAGCCCGTCGTCATCGCGCACCACAGCGCGGACCAGCAATGGCTGTTCGTCCAGACGACCCAGGGGCCCGCGTGGGTCCGGCGCGGAGATGTCGCGGAGGGCACGGCGGAGGCGGTGTTCTCGTATGTGGCGAAAGCGCCCGGGCGTGTCGTCACGGGCGACCAGGTGCGCACGGTCTTCACGCCGGAAGCACCAAGGGTGTCCGAGCTCGAGCTCGACATGGGGGTCACACTGCCACGGGCCGACGTGGCCCCTGGCGAGCCCGTCAACGGCGCCAGCAGCTATGCGTCGTGGCCGGTGCTGCTGCCGGTGCGCGAGCAGGACGGCACACTCGCTTTCCAAAGCGCGCTGCTGCGCCGTACCGCCGATACCGCGCCGGGCTATCTGCCCATGACACGCGCAAACATCCTCCGCCAGGCATTCAAGTTCCTTGGTGAGCGCTACGGCTGGGGGCACCAGTTCAATGCGCGCGACTGCAGCGGACTGACCAGCGACGTGTACCGCAGCCTGGGGCTGTTCCTGCCGCCCAACTCCGGGATGCAAGGCAAGAGCGAGGCGATGAAGCACCGCCTCTTCACGGCGCAGGACTCTCACGCCGACCGGCTGCGCGCACTGGAGCAAGCGCAGGTGGGTGACCTCGTCGTCGTTCCTGGCCATGTGTTGATGATCATCGGCCATGTGGATGGCCAGCCCTACGTCATCCAGGATGTCCCGTTCGCCGTGTTCAAGGACCCAGCCACGCAGCAGCTCCGGAAGACGAAGCTGAACCAGGTGTCGGTCACCCCGCTGCTGCCGCTACATGCCGACGACACGACCCTCTACGTGGATGCGATGACCAGCCTCGTGCACGTCACCCAGCCATAG
- a CDS encoding DUF1993 domain-containing protein: MSLNAYDSSVGLFVRGLTNLKTQLAKAEEHVVASGGGEAALLDARLATDGPMRDAASASPHDLHMYTLAAQVHWAAEGARLAIAQLLGVPQVPAASDAKSIAELHQRLDATITSLREVAPGDLEAGLAREIVIEHRRGSMRSSGHQFLIAFAIPHFFYHVTSAYSILRNQGVRLTMGDFLGNWGAN; the protein is encoded by the coding sequence ATGTCTTTGAATGCCTATGATTCATCCGTGGGCCTGTTCGTCCGCGGACTGACCAACTTGAAGACGCAGTTGGCGAAGGCCGAAGAGCATGTCGTGGCCAGTGGCGGCGGTGAAGCGGCGTTGCTGGATGCGCGACTCGCCACGGACGGGCCCATGCGCGACGCTGCGAGTGCCTCGCCACATGACCTGCACATGTATACGCTCGCCGCCCAAGTCCACTGGGCCGCGGAGGGCGCCCGGTTGGCGATTGCGCAGTTGCTGGGTGTGCCCCAGGTGCCGGCCGCGAGCGATGCAAAGAGCATTGCGGAGCTGCACCAGCGGCTCGATGCGACGATCACCTCTCTCCGAGAAGTCGCGCCAGGCGACCTCGAAGCCGGCCTTGCACGGGAGATTGTCATCGAACACCGCCGTGGCTCGATGCGCTCCAGTGGCCACCAGTTTCTGATTGCATTCGCAATCCCCCATTTCTTCTATCACGTGACCAGCGCCTACAGCATTTTGCGCAACCAAGGTGTGCGACTCACCATGGGCGACTTCCTGGGCAACTGGGGGGCGAACTGA
- a CDS encoding HEAT repeat domain-containing protein has product MSRPGQGEDGSTEELIQMALEGDEDDERAWDAIRTLHRRGTREVLDAALQLLGASSAKERGRGADILGQLGTGSRVFRAERGEALMDLLRREREPRVLLSAGVALGQMVEPRALAELIGLASHPAAEARYGAAHGLAVLDAPDAVEALIQLSSDEDRDVRDWATFGLGTLREAIDTPRLRDALAARLGDEDSEIVGEALVGLATRQDPRAVEAVRAALRGDTVRVYALEAAAALGDPSFHPLLLAIRDAGGIANDYFLHVLEEVISQFEQG; this is encoded by the coding sequence ATGAGCCGTCCAGGGCAGGGGGAAGACGGAAGCACCGAGGAACTCATCCAGATGGCCCTCGAGGGCGACGAAGATGATGAGCGCGCCTGGGATGCCATCCGCACACTGCATCGTCGGGGGACGCGTGAGGTGTTGGATGCCGCCCTGCAACTTCTGGGGGCCTCCTCCGCGAAAGAGCGGGGGCGCGGCGCGGACATCCTGGGCCAGCTTGGTACTGGGAGCCGCGTCTTCCGGGCGGAGCGTGGCGAAGCGCTGATGGACCTGCTTCGGCGAGAGAGGGAGCCTCGGGTCCTCCTCTCGGCAGGCGTTGCATTGGGGCAGATGGTAGAGCCTCGCGCACTGGCGGAGCTCATCGGCCTGGCAAGTCATCCCGCCGCCGAGGCGCGATATGGCGCGGCGCACGGACTGGCTGTCTTGGATGCGCCAGACGCCGTGGAGGCGCTCATCCAGCTCTCGTCAGACGAGGACCGCGATGTCCGGGACTGGGCGACCTTTGGCCTGGGGACGCTCCGCGAGGCGATTGACACACCACGACTGCGTGATGCGCTCGCAGCGCGCCTCGGCGATGAAGACTCGGAGATTGTCGGAGAGGCATTGGTCGGTCTGGCGACACGCCAGGACCCTCGCGCTGTCGAGGCCGTGAGGGCCGCGCTTCGTGGCGATACGGTGCGGGTGTACGCGCTCGAGGCCGCCGCGGCGCTGGGCGACCCGAGTTTCCATCCGCTTCTCCTCGCCATTCGCGATGCCGGAGGCATTGCGAATGACTACTTTCTGCACGTCCTCGAGGAGGTCATCTCCCAATTCGAGCAAGGTTGA
- a CDS encoding helix-turn-helix transcriptional regulator, translating to MSSAPVLGFGRYLGTPLQRLEVAGLVLTESIYPPGALLALHRHRHAGFRLTLEGGFTEVLEGRARECPPRSVVFQAPEVAHEQRITGRRTRTFNVDFSEAVWRSRYPLLSRLDSQMELTSARMSTLSARLYQEFHRGDDVAALAIEGLVLELLAEAVRATTPTKASAPPAWLARVRELLDEVQGSPPTLAQLAREAGVSPTQLGRGFRQFFRCTPADHLRRARLERASRALRETARSLSDIALEAGYCDQSHMTREFSRRLRLTPAEYRRLLTGRSFRPTG from the coding sequence GTGTCCTCCGCACCCGTCCTTGGATTTGGTCGCTATCTCGGCACACCGCTCCAGCGCCTGGAGGTGGCGGGGCTCGTCCTCACGGAGAGCATCTATCCTCCCGGTGCCCTCCTTGCCCTCCACCGTCACCGGCATGCGGGCTTCCGGCTCACGCTCGAAGGAGGCTTCACCGAGGTCCTGGAAGGACGTGCCCGGGAATGTCCGCCCAGGTCGGTGGTCTTCCAGGCCCCCGAGGTCGCCCACGAGCAGCGCATCACAGGTCGGCGCACCCGCACCTTCAACGTCGACTTCTCCGAGGCGGTCTGGCGGTCGCGCTACCCGCTCCTGTCCCGGCTGGACAGCCAGATGGAGCTCACCTCCGCGCGGATGTCCACGCTGAGCGCGCGCCTCTACCAGGAGTTCCACCGTGGGGATGACGTGGCGGCGCTGGCCATCGAAGGGCTGGTGCTGGAGCTGCTGGCCGAGGCAGTCCGCGCCACGACTCCCACGAAGGCGTCAGCCCCTCCCGCGTGGCTCGCGCGGGTCCGGGAGCTCCTCGATGAGGTCCAAGGTTCGCCTCCCACACTCGCGCAACTGGCTCGCGAAGCGGGGGTGAGCCCCACGCAGCTCGGCCGCGGCTTCCGCCAGTTCTTCCGGTGCACTCCCGCCGACCACCTCCGCCGCGCCCGACTGGAGCGCGCCAGCCGGGCGCTACGGGAGACAGCGCGCTCCCTCAGCGACATCGCGCTGGAAGCGGGCTACTGCGACCAGAGTCACATGACACGCGAATTCAGCCGCCGACTCCGCCTGACCCCGGCCGAGTACCGGCGGCTGCTCACGGGCCGCTCGTTTCGTCCAACGGGGTGA